The Methanobrevibacter sp. genome window below encodes:
- a CDS encoding DUF2119 domain-containing protein yields the protein MSYFRYIDNGDGPTKLFIGGVHGNEGVTSLKFIKRINENDLSSGQFYFYNFDKTPYISTIKKEYYESEIGLKILDLIKYFEPDFYTELHCYNLKNYEKLTSMERYRQTGIPPLIKLGNHVLVSSVSPLIRMTYFSTDTVCKTLEFPCIEKLTPEIIEKYNFDKSKACRTYEDLLKLILISPSREYFENEMMKHHQDQVFLAMKYAKKVFGEDFPPY from the coding sequence ATGTCCTATTTCAGATACATTGACAACGGAGATGGACCAACCAAGCTGTTCATTGGTGGAGTCCATGGAAACGAGGGAGTGACTTCCCTTAAGTTCATCAAAAGAATCAATGAAAACGATCTGTCCTCCGGTCAATTCTATTTTTACAATTTTGATAAAACACCATATATTTCAACAATCAAAAAAGAGTACTATGAATCTGAAATCGGTTTGAAGATTCTTGATTTGATAAAATACTTTGAACCTGACTTCTACACAGAACTTCACTGCTACAACCTAAAAAATTATGAAAAGCTAACTTCAATGGAAAGATACAGGCAAACTGGAATTCCTCCATTGATAAAACTTGGAAATCATGTGCTTGTCTCTTCGGTTTCACCTCTGATTCGCATGACCTACTTTTCAACTGATACAGTATGCAAAACACTCGAGTTTCCCTGCATTGAAAAGTTAACTCCTGAAATCATTGAGAAGTATAACTTTGACAAGTCCAAGGCTTGCAGAACCTATGAGGATTTATTGAAACTGATTTTAATCTCACCGTCACGTGAATATTTTGAAAATGAAATGATGAAACATCATCAAGATCAGGTATTCCTCGCCATGAAATATGCAAAAAAAGTTTTCGGCGAAGATTTTCCACCTTATTGA